A genomic region of Papaver somniferum cultivar HN1 chromosome 7, ASM357369v1, whole genome shotgun sequence contains the following coding sequences:
- the LOC113296061 gene encoding uncharacterized protein LOC113296061: MTNAKSSATPFHTSTDAASAAFEDHVLYRSTVGALQYATITRPDIAFVVNKACQKMQHPFIADWTAVKRILRYLLGTLSYGLQFKRATSLQLQVYSDADWAGDITDRRSTSGLAIFLGPNIISWCSRKQKTVSRSSTEAEYRALVDATSD; the protein is encoded by the coding sequence ATGACCAATGCCAAAAGCTCTGCCACACCATTTCATACTTCCACTGATGCTGCTTCAGCTGCTTTTGAAGATCATGTTCTCTACAGAAGCACAGTTGGTGCTCTTCAGTATGCCACCATTACAAGACCAGATATTGCATTTGTTGTTAACAAGGCTTGTCAAAAGATGCAACATCCTTTTATTGCAGACTGGACAGCTGTTAAAAGAATTTTGAGATACCTACTTGGTACACTATCTTATGGCTTACAGTTTAAAAGAGCTACTTCTCTACAGTTGCAGGTctactctgatgctgattgggcaggtgaCATCACTGACAGAAGATCTACCAGTGGTTTAGCAATCTTTCTTGGACCTAATATAATTTCATGGTGTTCTAGAAAACAAAAGACAGTCTCCAGATCAAGTACTGAGGCAGAATATCGTGCCTTAGTTGATGCTACCTCAGATTAG
- the LOC113296062 gene encoding F-box/kelch-repeat protein At1g15670-like — MEIIPGLPDEIGRECLIRTSYDQFSTVSSISRKWKQEIQSKEFHHQRKTQGFNQSLIVLIQSDPISTSTTKPPKTHTTPAHRLSLYEPGKNEWHKLPPIPGYEDGLPLFCKCTGVGRNLVVIGGLDTKTYQVLNSVFIYDLVTCTWRRGADFPGGERSFFACASDQNRMVFIAGGHDDGKNALRSALAYDVLDDMWIPLPDMAKQRDECKGLFHGGKFHVISGYQTDMQGKFDKSTETFDADTWKWDPVEEQKLETEMCPRTYAFDHQGKLYKCVSSHLERLDGSAWRRLTELPNDVCNGTFVAMRREKMLVIGSGVQNGPQSCYALEFGRSKNQDVWTKLEIPEECTGFVHYGCNLDI, encoded by the coding sequence ATGGAGATAATTCCAGGTTTACCAGATGAGATTGGACGAGAATGTTTGATTCGTACCTCATACGATCAATTCTCAACAGTTTCATCAATttcaagaaaatggaaacaagAAATCCAATCCAAGGAATTTCATCACCAAAGGAAAACCCAAGGATTCAATCAAAGTCTAATTGTTCTTATTCAATCTGATCCAATCAGTACTAGTACAACCAAACCTCCTAAAACTCATACTACGCCAGCTCACCGACTCAGCCTATACGAACCAGGTAAGAATGAATGGCATAAGTTACCTCCTATTCCCGGTTATGAAGATGGATTACCTCTGTTCTGTAAATGTACCGGAGTTGGCCGGAATTTGGTTGTAATCGGCGGTTTGGACACAAAAACATATCAAGTTTTGAATTCTGTTTTTATTTACGATCTTGTCACTTGTACGTGGCGACGCGGTGCTGATTTTCCTGGTGGTGAGAGATCTTTTTTTGCCTGTGCATCTGATCAAAATCGTATGGTTTTTATTGCCGGTGGACATGATGATGGGAAGAACGCCTTGAGATCTGCTCTGGCCTATGATGTGCTGGATGATATGTGGATCCCACTTCCTGATATGGCAAAACAGAGAGACGAATGTAAGGGCTTGTTTCATGGTGGCAAGTTCCACGTCATTAGTGGATACCAAACTGACATGCAAGGAAAATTTGATAAATCAACTGAGACTTTTGATGCCGATACTTGGAAATGGGATCCGGTTGAAGAGCAAAAATTAGAGACAGAAATGTGTCCGAGAACATATGCATTTGATCACCAAGGAAAATTATACAAATGCGTGTCGTCGCATTTGGAGCGTCTCGATGGTTCGGCATGGCGGCGGTTGACAGAGCTTCCGAATGATGTTTGCAACGGAACGTTTGTTGCGATGCGGCGGGAGAAGATGTTGGTAATTGGCTCTGGCGTCCAGAACGGACCTCAGAGTTGTTACGCTTTAGAGTTCGGGAGATCAAAAAATCAAGACGTGTGGACAAAATTAGAGATACCTGAGGAATGTACTGGTTTTGTACATTACGGATGTAATTTAGACATTTAA